The following proteins are encoded in a genomic region of Primulina huaijiensis isolate GDHJ02 chromosome 3, ASM1229523v2, whole genome shotgun sequence:
- the LOC140974589 gene encoding uncharacterized protein: protein MMSLIYRSRIYLLSRSYASASQRHVSYSFSRLRFFSTSWEAQPSNSLSVSDYLIRRHQFSQETASRIASILTRLNNPEKADSNISILKESGFSKTQLERVLTYRPFLLSASTEKVIKPKIKILQDLGLSKSEIANIISKDPGILGCSAKNRVLPSLDVLKNLFGSNAEVGKLLKVSGWFLIMDLEKTLVPNVKFLESCGIPMKQIVNHIYFFPRFLLHKPEVLRKCVDKVDEMGVNRSSKSFIYAVRIVRSFSNVNWELKLKAFRDMGFSETDILKMFRTSSPVFTISKEKMKMVKEVLLASGKYDLSSIVHYPVSLMYSIEKRYKPRLQVLRILETKKLIENWPSLGLLCTISNAHFSDRFVAPYFNELGKVYIDEPGGKDKINMKQLASLWGKSR from the coding sequence ATGATGTCTCTGATATATAGAAGTCGTATTTACTTGCTTTCGAGAAGTTATGCATCTGCATCTCAGCGCCATGTTTCCTATTCTTTTTCTCGCCTTCGTTTCTTCTCTACCTCATGGGAAGCGCAACCCTCGAACAGTCTTTCCGTTTCTGATTACTTGATTCGAAGACACCAATTCTCTCAAGAAACGGCGTCACGAATCGCCTCTATTTTAACTCGTCTAAACAACCCAGAAAAGGCTGATTCAAATATCTCAATCCTGAAAGAGAGTGGATTTTCGAAAACCCAATTGGAGAGAGTTTTGACCTATAGACCTTTTTTGCTTTCGGCGAGTACCGAGAAAGTTATCAAGCCTAAAATCAAGATTTTGCAGGATTTAGGCCTTTCAAAAAGTGAAATTGCCAATATAATCTCAAAAGATCCAGGGATTTTGGGTTGCAGTGCAAAGAATAGAGTCCTCCCTTCACTAGACGTGCTAAAGAATCTTTTTGGGTCCAACGCAGAGGTGGGGAAGCTTTTGAAGGTTTCTGGGTGGTTCCTCATAATGGATTTGGAAAAGACTCTGGTGCCCAATGTCAAGTTCTTAGAGAGCTGTGGTATTCCCATGAAGCAGATTGTTAATCATATCTACTTTTTTCCTAGATTTCTTTTACATAAACCAGAAGTTTTAAGGAAATGTGTTGATAAGGTTGATGAAATGGGAGTCAATAGGAGCTCTAAAAGTTTTATTTATGCTGTTAGGATTGTGCGTTCATTCAGCAATGTGAATTGGGAGCTCAAGTTGAAGGCTTTTCGGGATATGGGTTTTTCTGAAActgatattttgaaaatgtttcgGACCTCATCTCCGGTGTTTACAATATCAAAGGAGAAGATGAAGATGGTAAAAGAGGTTCTTCTGGCCTCTGGGAAGTACGATCTGTCAAGTATCGTTCATTACCCTGTTTCACTCATGTACAGCATCGAGAAGAGGTATAAGCCCCGGCTGCAAGTTCTAAGGATTTTGGAAACAAAGAAACTCATAGAAAATTGGCCTAGTCTTGGACTGCTTTGCACGATCTCAAATGCTCATTTTTCTGATAGATTTGTTGCCCCGTATTTCAATGAATTGGGTAAAGTATACATAGACGAACCCGGTGGTaaagataaaataaacatgaaacAATTAGCATCTTTGTGGGGAAAATCAAGATGA